Proteins encoded within one genomic window of Microbacterium sp. zg-B185:
- the purS gene encoding phosphoribosylformylglycinamidine synthase subunit PurS translates to MPTIVVDVMPKAELLDPQGKAVSGALSRLGVSDFSSVRIGKRFELTVEGEVGEDVLAKAREIADEILSNSVIEDVVGIEVVE, encoded by the coding sequence ATGCCCACCATCGTCGTCGACGTCATGCCCAAAGCCGAACTGCTCGATCCCCAGGGCAAGGCCGTCTCCGGCGCCCTGTCGCGCCTGGGCGTGTCCGATTTCAGCTCCGTCCGCATCGGCAAGCGCTTCGAACTCACCGTCGAAGGCGAGGTCGGCGAGGACGTGCTGGCCAAGGCCCGCGAGATCGCCGACGAGATCCTGTCGAACTCGGTCATCGAGGACGTCGTGGGCATCGAGGTCGTGGAATGA
- a CDS encoding sugar ABC transporter permease, protein MSRWDLKLSPYLYISPFFLLFAIVGLFPIAFTAVISFQEWDLVRNSGEFVGFDQYIWILGQPQFWTALRNTFSIFLLSSVPQLILALFIAAMLDRNIRAKTFWRMSVLLPFVMAPVAVALIFSNMFGDNHGLVNGILTDLGLNPIPWHKDPFWSHIAIATMVNFRWTGYNALILLAAMQAVPREYYEAATVDGANAFRQFWSITLPSLRPTLIFVIITATIGGLQIFDEPRMFDNTGEGGPAQQWLTITLYLYNIGWGEFNFGRAAALAWILFLIILAIGLINLLITRRVVRDEGGRGEIAPRRRKGIRR, encoded by the coding sequence ATGAGCCGCTGGGACCTCAAGCTGTCCCCGTATCTGTACATCTCCCCGTTCTTCCTGCTGTTCGCGATCGTCGGGCTCTTCCCGATCGCGTTCACCGCCGTCATCTCGTTCCAGGAATGGGACCTGGTGCGAAACTCCGGCGAGTTCGTCGGGTTCGATCAGTACATCTGGATCCTCGGCCAGCCCCAGTTCTGGACGGCCCTGCGCAACACCTTCAGCATCTTCCTGCTGTCCTCGGTGCCGCAGCTGATCCTCGCGCTCTTCATCGCCGCGATGCTCGACCGCAACATCCGCGCCAAGACGTTCTGGCGCATGAGCGTGCTGCTTCCGTTCGTCATGGCGCCCGTCGCCGTGGCCCTGATCTTCAGCAACATGTTCGGTGACAACCACGGCCTGGTCAACGGCATCCTCACCGACCTCGGCCTGAATCCGATCCCGTGGCACAAGGATCCGTTCTGGAGCCACATCGCCATCGCCACCATGGTCAACTTCCGCTGGACCGGGTACAACGCGCTCATCCTGCTCGCCGCGATGCAGGCGGTCCCGCGCGAGTACTACGAGGCCGCCACCGTCGACGGCGCCAACGCGTTCCGCCAGTTCTGGAGCATCACGCTGCCGTCGCTGCGTCCTACGCTGATCTTCGTCATCATCACCGCCACGATCGGCGGCCTGCAGATCTTCGACGAGCCGCGGATGTTCGACAACACGGGTGAAGGCGGGCCGGCTCAGCAGTGGCTGACGATCACGCTGTACCTGTACAACATCGGCTGGGGCGAGTTCAATTTCGGCAGGGCAGCGGCCCTGGCGTGGATCCTGTTCCTGATCATCCTGGCCATCGGGTTGATCAACCTGCTCATCACCCGCCGCGTCGTGCGCGACGAAGGCGGCCGCGGCGAGATCGCACCGCGCCGACGGAAGGGAATCCGGCGATGA
- a CDS encoding NAD(P)-dependent oxidoreductase, with amino-acid sequence MRSTGRKRAAIRRGTPLPWNGEHPAACRVRSHRRTRRRAAAGARWRRGPGLDHAVRASAGGTRHRGAPVHVDRQGPAATGRGAHPPGAGPVDRIRGRRGPPATGAGLRQCGVRARGVDGGARDRPHAGLAAAPSRLRPRAGERRWASEFSDSLADRRVLLLGFGGVGKAVAARLAPFEVDLTVVASRSRVEDGMPVHGVDELLDLLPHAEIVIVTLPGGDATRRIIDDSALSALPDGALVVNVGRGELIDTSALVDHLRRGRIRAALDVTDPEPLPAEHPLWELPGLLITPHVGGASSAMRPRTVRLIRAQIERMRAGEPPLNVVYES; translated from the coding sequence ATCCGCTCCACAGGACGGAAGCGTGCCGCCATCCGGCGCGGCACGCCGCTACCGTGGAACGGTGAGCACCCCGCCGCTTGTCGTGTCCGTTCCCACCGAAGAACTCGCCGCCGCGCTGCAGCCGGCGCCCGATGGCGTCGAGGTCCTGGTCTGGACCATGCAGTCCGCGCCTCCGCGGGAGGCACTCGACATCGTGGTGCCCCCGTACATGTCGATCGGCAAGGTCCTGCCGCGACTGGCCGAGGTGCGCACCCGCCTGGTGCAGGGCCAGTCGATCGGATACGAGGGCGTCGCGGACCACCTGCCACCGGGGCTGGTCTTCGCCAATGCGGCGTCCGTGCACGAGGCGTCGACGGCGGAGCTCGCGATCGCCCTCACGCTGGCCTCGCAGCGGCACCTTCCCGCCTTCGTCCGCGCGCAGGGGAGCGCCGCTGGGCGTCGGAGTTCTCCGACAGCCTGGCCGATCGCCGCGTCCTGCTGCTCGGCTTCGGCGGCGTCGGCAAGGCGGTCGCCGCCCGCCTCGCACCGTTCGAGGTGGACCTCACGGTCGTCGCGTCGCGTTCCCGCGTGGAGGACGGGATGCCGGTGCACGGCGTGGACGAGCTGCTGGACCTGCTGCCGCACGCCGAGATCGTGATCGTGACGCTGCCCGGCGGCGACGCGACCCGTCGCATTATCGACGACTCCGCGCTGTCCGCGCTGCCGGACGGGGCGCTGGTGGTCAACGTGGGACGCGGGGAGCTCATCGACACGAGCGCCCTCGTCGACCACCTCCGCCGTGGCCGGATCCGCGCGGCGCTGGACGTGACCGACCCGGAGCCGCTGCCGGCCGAGCACCCGCTGTGGGAGCTGCCCGGCCTGCTGATCACCCCCCATGTGGGCGGGGCGTCCAGCGCTATGCGGCCCCGCACCGTCCGGCTGATCCGCGCGCAGATCGAGCGGATGCGCGCCGGCGAGCCGCCCCTGAACGTCGTCTACGAGAGCTGA
- a CDS encoding glycoside hydrolase family 13 protein, whose translation MTSPDIAERADALSSRPGAEWWRTAVIYQIYPRSFADSSGDGIGDLPGVTAHLDDLLELGVDALWLSPFQRSPQKDAGYDVADYCDVDPLFGTLADFDEMVQAAHDRGIRIIVDLVPNHSSDQHEWFQAALAAGPGSAERARYLFREGKGEHGELPPNNWESVFGGPAWTRVVEADGAPGQWYLHLFDTSQPDFDWSNEEVREKFRGVLRFWLDRGVDGFRVDVAHGLIKAEGLPDYTPPMEADSMGGGEPDVPYWGQPGVHDVYRDWHRILAEYDGDRALCAEAWRPTPDETALWVRPDEMHQAFNFPYLQTEWDAAHLRSVISESIRAFAAVGAPSTWVLSNHDVVRHASRLALTAENPQGHGIGPLSPGKPIAELGLRRARAATAVMLALPGSAYIYQGEELGLPEAIDLPDSARQDPTWFRTGGERYGRDGCRVPLPWSATEPAYGFSPTGAAWLPQPSSWATLAHEVQVQDRASTLWLYRSLLAARRAFGLGAGTLEWLGGYPDDVLAFRNGNVTVIANIGSASIPLPQGDVIAATGPTVDGTLPVDTAVWLVGVEA comes from the coding sequence ATGACTTCGCCCGACATCGCCGAGCGCGCCGACGCCCTTTCCTCCCGCCCCGGAGCGGAATGGTGGCGCACCGCCGTCATCTACCAGATCTACCCGCGCTCCTTCGCCGACAGCTCCGGCGACGGCATCGGCGACCTTCCCGGTGTCACCGCACACCTGGACGATCTGCTCGAGCTGGGCGTGGACGCGCTATGGCTGAGCCCGTTCCAGCGCTCACCGCAGAAGGATGCCGGATACGACGTCGCCGACTACTGCGACGTCGACCCGCTCTTCGGCACGTTGGCCGACTTCGACGAGATGGTGCAGGCGGCGCACGATCGCGGCATCCGGATCATCGTCGACCTGGTCCCGAACCACTCGTCGGACCAGCACGAGTGGTTCCAGGCCGCCTTGGCCGCCGGTCCGGGAAGCGCGGAGCGCGCGCGCTACCTGTTCCGCGAGGGCAAGGGCGAGCACGGCGAGCTTCCTCCCAACAACTGGGAATCCGTCTTCGGCGGGCCGGCCTGGACCCGCGTGGTCGAGGCCGACGGCGCACCCGGCCAGTGGTACCTGCACCTGTTCGACACGTCGCAGCCGGACTTCGACTGGTCCAACGAGGAGGTTCGCGAGAAGTTCCGCGGCGTGCTGCGGTTCTGGCTGGACCGGGGCGTCGACGGCTTCCGCGTCGATGTGGCGCACGGCCTGATCAAGGCGGAGGGTCTGCCCGATTACACGCCGCCCATGGAAGCGGACTCGATGGGCGGCGGCGAGCCGGATGTGCCGTACTGGGGTCAGCCCGGCGTGCACGACGTCTACCGCGACTGGCACCGGATCCTCGCCGAGTACGACGGCGACCGTGCGCTGTGCGCCGAGGCATGGCGGCCCACTCCCGATGAGACCGCGCTCTGGGTGCGGCCGGATGAGATGCATCAGGCGTTCAACTTCCCCTACCTGCAGACCGAATGGGATGCCGCTCACCTGCGCTCCGTCATCTCGGAGTCGATCCGCGCCTTCGCCGCCGTCGGCGCCCCCAGCACATGGGTGCTGTCCAACCACGACGTCGTGCGGCACGCCTCGCGCCTGGCCCTGACCGCCGAGAACCCGCAGGGCCACGGAATCGGCCCCCTGTCGCCCGGCAAGCCGATCGCCGAACTCGGACTCCGCCGCGCGCGCGCCGCCACCGCGGTCATGCTCGCGCTCCCCGGCTCGGCGTACATCTACCAGGGCGAGGAGCTCGGTCTTCCCGAGGCCATCGACCTTCCCGACTCCGCCCGCCAGGATCCGACGTGGTTCCGCACCGGCGGCGAGCGCTATGGTCGCGACGGATGCCGGGTGCCGCTGCCGTGGTCCGCGACCGAGCCCGCCTACGGCTTCAGCCCGACCGGCGCCGCCTGGCTGCCGCAGCCGTCCAGCTGGGCGACGCTCGCCCACGAGGTCCAGGTCCAGGACCGCGCTTCGACGCTCTGGCTGTACCGATCGCTGCTGGCCGCGCGGCGCGCGTTCGGCCTCGGCGCCGGGACGCTGGAATGGCTGGGCGGCTACCCCGACGACGTACTCGCATTCCGCAACGGGAACGTGACCGTGATCGCGAACATCGGCTCGGCGTCGATCCCGCTGCCGCAGGGTGACGTGATCGCCGCGACCGGCCCGACAGTGGACGGGACGCTGCCGGTGGACACGGCCGTCTGGCTCGTCGGCGTCGAAGCCTGA
- a CDS encoding carbohydrate ABC transporter permease — MTSLDTPPLAIVEENIPNARRRWRGERTTRIRGVRAGTWVYIGLGVVAASAIFPYYWSFLIGSGTASTINDPNMSWIPGGNFIANALSVVNDSAVNFWVALWNSIFSSTVIAASVVVFSTLAGWAFAKLRFRGRGWLLAFIVATLAVPTQLGVVPLYILFADLGWTGNIGAIIIPALTSAFGVFWMTQYLSQSVPDELIEAARVDGASMIRTFWTIGVVAARPAAAMLFLFTFVGAWNNFFWPFIVLDRQSPTLPVALSLLQSNYFVDYSIVLAGVLLATIPLLILFAFAGKQLVNGIMAGAVKG, encoded by the coding sequence ATGACGTCTCTGGACACACCACCCCTCGCGATCGTCGAGGAGAACATCCCGAACGCCAGGCGCCGGTGGCGCGGGGAACGGACGACCAGGATCCGGGGCGTACGCGCCGGCACGTGGGTGTACATCGGCCTCGGCGTCGTGGCCGCCTCGGCGATCTTCCCCTACTACTGGTCGTTCCTGATCGGCTCGGGCACCGCATCGACGATCAACGACCCGAACATGTCGTGGATCCCCGGCGGCAACTTCATCGCCAACGCGCTGTCGGTGGTGAACGACTCGGCCGTGAACTTCTGGGTCGCGCTGTGGAACTCGATCTTCAGCTCCACGGTGATCGCGGCATCCGTCGTCGTGTTCTCCACCCTGGCCGGGTGGGCCTTCGCCAAGCTCCGGTTCCGCGGCAGAGGGTGGCTGCTCGCCTTCATCGTCGCCACCCTGGCCGTGCCCACGCAGCTCGGCGTCGTGCCGCTGTACATCCTGTTCGCGGACCTGGGCTGGACCGGCAACATCGGTGCGATCATCATCCCCGCGCTCACGAGCGCGTTCGGGGTGTTCTGGATGACCCAGTACCTCAGCCAGTCCGTCCCGGACGAGCTGATCGAGGCCGCTCGCGTGGACGGCGCATCCATGATCCGCACGTTCTGGACCATCGGCGTCGTCGCCGCGCGGCCCGCCGCGGCCATGCTGTTCCTGTTCACCTTCGTGGGCGCCTGGAACAACTTCTTCTGGCCGTTCATCGTGCTCGACCGGCAGAGTCCGACACTCCCGGTGGCCCTGTCGCTTCTGCAGTCGAACTACTTCGTGGACTACTCCATCGTCCTGGCCGGCGTGCTGCTTGCCACCATCCCCCTGCTCATCCTGTTCGCCTTCGCCGGCAAACAGCTCGTCAACGGCATCATGGCCGGTGCGGTGAAAGGCTGA
- a CDS encoding adenine phosphoribosyltransferase — protein sequence MSSADLLAAAESLIVSIPDYPEPGIVFRDITPLLADAAGLRTAIDALIAPFAGTFDVVAGVEARGFLLAGAVAIVAGVGLVPVRKAGKLPRPAASVSYALEYSEATIEVHDDIPHDTRVLLVDDVLATGGTLAAAHELFAQLGPTVVGTAVLMEIEGLGGRDLVGDVHSVFRG from the coding sequence GTGTCCTCCGCCGACCTTCTCGCTGCCGCAGAATCGCTCATCGTCTCGATCCCCGATTACCCCGAGCCGGGCATCGTGTTCCGCGATATCACGCCGCTCCTGGCAGATGCGGCGGGGCTGCGCACCGCGATCGACGCGCTCATCGCGCCCTTCGCCGGGACCTTCGACGTGGTCGCCGGGGTGGAGGCGCGCGGGTTCCTGCTGGCCGGTGCGGTGGCGATCGTGGCCGGCGTTGGACTGGTGCCGGTGCGCAAGGCGGGCAAACTGCCGCGCCCCGCGGCATCCGTGTCGTACGCGCTGGAGTACAGCGAGGCGACGATCGAGGTGCACGATGACATCCCGCACGACACGCGCGTCCTGCTCGTGGACGACGTGCTCGCGACGGGTGGGACGCTGGCGGCGGCGCATGAGCTGTTCGCGCAGCTGGGACCCACGGTCGTCGGCACGGCGGTGCTGATGGAGATCGAAGGTCTTGGCGGCCGCGACCTCGTCGGCGACGTGCACTCGGTGTTCCGGGGCTGA
- a CDS encoding ABC transporter substrate-binding protein: MNSRAFRRGAVAVAAFSASAIVLAGCAGSSGNSPSTDPNEEITLTVATFNNFGYTDELLQEYMDENPNVTIVHNKAAESGDARKNYFQKLGKEGLADIEAVEIDWFAEAMQYSDLLAEVPDSAKGRWLDWKEAGATDADGRLVGFGTDIGPQAICYRADLFAAAGLPSTADEVATLFDGDWDNFFDVADQYKAATGKPMIDAANSVLQGIVNQLEYTYTEPDGTVIATENPEIADAYNLVVERAVPNAAYSGQWSDDWNASMANGEFAAMLCPGWMLGIISGNAPDVTGWDVANVFPNGGANWGGSYLTVPANGKHVDAALALADWLTAPEQQAKTFVNAGQFPSAIEAQENPAVTDSTNEYFNGAPTGQIFADRSEAITVTPYKDASYFKYHDALQNAVNRVFDGLEDQQTSWNTWVAEVEAF, translated from the coding sequence GTGAACTCTCGTGCCTTCCGCAGGGGAGCCGTGGCTGTGGCCGCTTTCTCGGCTTCCGCCATCGTGCTCGCCGGCTGCGCCGGCAGCAGCGGCAACTCGCCGTCCACCGACCCCAATGAGGAGATCACCCTCACGGTCGCGACGTTCAACAACTTCGGCTACACCGATGAGCTCCTCCAGGAGTACATGGATGAGAACCCGAACGTGACCATCGTCCACAACAAGGCAGCCGAGTCCGGCGATGCCCGCAAGAACTACTTCCAGAAGCTCGGCAAGGAGGGCCTCGCCGACATCGAGGCCGTGGAGATCGACTGGTTCGCCGAGGCGATGCAGTACTCCGACCTGCTCGCCGAGGTCCCCGACAGCGCCAAGGGGCGCTGGCTGGACTGGAAGGAAGCCGGTGCCACCGACGCCGACGGTCGTCTGGTCGGCTTCGGCACCGACATCGGTCCCCAGGCGATCTGCTACCGTGCCGACCTGTTCGCAGCGGCAGGCCTCCCGTCGACCGCGGACGAGGTCGCGACGCTGTTCGACGGCGACTGGGACAACTTCTTCGACGTCGCCGACCAGTACAAGGCCGCGACCGGCAAGCCCATGATCGACGCGGCCAACTCGGTGCTCCAGGGCATCGTGAACCAGCTCGAGTACACCTACACCGAGCCGGACGGAACCGTCATCGCGACGGAGAACCCCGAGATCGCCGACGCGTACAACCTCGTCGTCGAGCGCGCCGTGCCGAACGCGGCCTACTCGGGCCAGTGGAGTGACGACTGGAACGCCTCGATGGCCAACGGCGAGTTCGCCGCGATGCTCTGCCCGGGCTGGATGCTGGGCATCATCTCCGGCAACGCCCCCGACGTGACCGGCTGGGATGTCGCCAACGTCTTCCCCAACGGCGGCGCCAACTGGGGCGGGTCGTACCTGACCGTTCCGGCCAACGGGAAGCACGTCGACGCCGCGCTGGCGCTGGCGGACTGGCTGACCGCTCCCGAGCAGCAGGCCAAGACCTTCGTCAACGCCGGTCAGTTCCCGAGCGCGATCGAGGCCCAGGAGAACCCCGCGGTCACCGACTCGACCAACGAGTACTTCAACGGCGCCCCGACCGGTCAGATCTTCGCCGACCGTTCTGAGGCCATCACGGTCACGCCGTACAAGGATGCCTCGTACTTCAAGTACCACGACGCGCTTCAGAACGCGGTCAACCGCGTCTTCGACGGACTCGAAGACCAGCAGACCTCGTGGAACACGTGGGTCGCAGAGGTCGAAGCCTTCTGA
- the purQ gene encoding phosphoribosylformylglycinamidine synthase subunit PurQ, translated as MTARIGVITFPGSLDDRDAQRAIRVAGGEPVALWHGSHDLDGVDALVLPGGFSYGDYLRAGAIAALAPIMADVKNAAARGMPILGICNGFQMLVEAQLLPGGLIRNAHQQFVRRDQRLRVENSSTAWTSDFSEGQEIIIPLKNADGGYIASESELDRLEGEGLVAFRYLGVNPNGSLRDIAGLANERGNVVGLMPHPEHAVEEGFGPDTAVAMRSGLDGLPFFTSAIGAVVAAAA; from the coding sequence ATGACGGCGCGGATCGGCGTCATCACCTTTCCCGGATCGCTGGATGACCGGGATGCGCAGCGCGCCATCCGCGTCGCCGGTGGCGAACCGGTCGCTCTCTGGCACGGATCGCACGACCTGGACGGCGTGGACGCCCTGGTGCTGCCCGGTGGCTTCAGCTACGGCGACTACCTGCGCGCGGGTGCCATCGCCGCGTTGGCGCCGATCATGGCCGACGTGAAGAACGCCGCCGCGCGGGGCATGCCCATTCTCGGCATCTGCAACGGGTTCCAGATGCTCGTGGAAGCGCAGCTGCTGCCGGGCGGTCTCATCCGCAACGCGCACCAGCAGTTCGTCCGCCGCGATCAGCGACTGCGCGTCGAGAACTCCTCGACCGCGTGGACCTCCGACTTCAGCGAGGGCCAGGAGATCATCATCCCGCTCAAGAACGCGGACGGCGGCTACATCGCCTCCGAGTCCGAACTGGACCGGCTCGAGGGCGAGGGGCTCGTGGCCTTCCGCTACCTCGGCGTGAACCCGAACGGATCGCTGCGCGACATCGCCGGCCTCGCGAACGAACGCGGGAACGTCGTCGGTCTCATGCCGCACCCCGAGCACGCCGTCGAGGAGGGCTTCGGCCCGGACACGGCGGTCGCGATGCGCTCGGGGCTGGACGGCCTGCCGTTCTTCACATCCGCGATCGGCGCCGTGGTGGCCGCGGCCGCCTGA